A region of Ochrobactrum quorumnocens DNA encodes the following proteins:
- a CDS encoding ABC transporter substrate-binding protein, with product MRVIKRIAAATSVAVLAITLGSMSAGIANAQEPLKLKIGTEGAYPPFNFIKPDGTLSGFDVDIARALCDEMKAECEFVTQEWDGAIPALQSGKFDAFIASMSITDERKKQVDFSNKYYNTPPGVAAPKDTDIKGVTKEDLAGKTIGVQVSTTHANYSEKTFTDSTIKAYPTAEEYRLDLANGRLDAVNDDSVTLAEWLKTPDGACCKMVGTFPPVIEIHGPGAGVAFKKGRPELVEKFNEAIKAIRANGKYKEVNDKYFDFDAYGAEN from the coding sequence ATGCGCGTTATTAAGCGTATCGCTGCGGCGACATCAGTTGCAGTACTTGCCATCACACTCGGCAGCATGAGCGCCGGTATTGCCAATGCTCAGGAACCCCTGAAGCTTAAGATTGGCACGGAGGGTGCCTACCCTCCATTCAACTTCATCAAGCCAGATGGCACGCTTTCCGGCTTTGACGTCGATATTGCCAGAGCGCTCTGCGACGAAATGAAAGCTGAATGCGAGTTCGTGACGCAGGAGTGGGACGGTGCTATCCCTGCCCTTCAGTCCGGCAAGTTCGATGCCTTCATCGCGTCCATGTCCATCACTGACGAACGCAAGAAGCAGGTCGACTTCTCAAACAAATATTACAACACGCCTCCCGGTGTTGCAGCACCTAAGGACACCGACATCAAGGGTGTGACTAAGGAAGATCTCGCAGGCAAGACGATTGGCGTACAGGTTTCGACCACGCATGCCAACTATTCGGAAAAGACCTTCACCGACAGCACGATCAAGGCTTATCCGACTGCAGAAGAATATCGTCTCGATCTAGCCAATGGCCGTCTGGACGCCGTCAACGACGATAGCGTGACGCTGGCCGAATGGCTGAAAACGCCAGATGGCGCTTGTTGCAAGATGGTTGGTACTTTCCCACCAGTTATCGAAATTCACGGTCCTGGTGCTGGCGTTGCCTTCAAAAAGGGCCGTCCTGAGCTGGTTGAAAAGTTCAACGAAGCGATCAAAGCAATCCGCGCCAACGGTAAGTACAAAGAAGTCAATGACAAGTACTTTGATTTCGACGCTTACGGTGCAGAAAACTAA
- the mobB gene encoding molybdopterin-guanine dinucleotide biosynthesis protein B produces the protein MTHKLFGITGWKNSGKTTLTEKLVQELTKRGYRISTVKHAHHNFDIDHVGTDSWRHRNAGAAEVAIVSSARYAIMHENLGEEEPSLAAIASKLAPCDLVLIEGYKRESHKKIELRRSLGHDGPPLYEDDPSIVAIASDHMDQHEKLPVFSLDAVEEIADFVVQLMKL, from the coding sequence ATGACCCATAAGCTGTTCGGTATTACTGGCTGGAAAAATTCCGGCAAAACCACGCTGACCGAGAAGCTCGTGCAGGAACTGACCAAACGCGGCTACCGAATCTCCACTGTGAAACATGCACACCATAATTTTGATATCGATCACGTCGGCACAGATTCATGGCGACACAGAAATGCAGGTGCCGCAGAAGTCGCAATTGTATCCTCAGCGCGCTATGCAATCATGCATGAAAATCTGGGCGAAGAGGAGCCGTCGTTAGCAGCAATTGCGAGCAAACTCGCCCCGTGTGATCTGGTTTTGATCGAAGGTTATAAGCGCGAATCTCATAAGAAAATCGAGCTGCGACGCTCCCTCGGACATGACGGTCCGCCACTATACGAGGACGATCCAAGCATTGTTGCAATTGCAAGCGACCACATGGATCAACATGAAAAATTGCCCGTGTTTAGTCTGGATGCAGTGGAAGAAATTGCCGACTTCGTTGTGCAATTGATGAAGCTTTGA
- the mobA gene encoding molybdenum cofactor guanylyltransferase, producing MQAGGVAGDKFLQKLGSTMIVEHVAERLSPQVDHVFLNANGDPERLPELNIPVIRDKPSSHGGPLVGLKTALEYAHDYPFVVSVAADGPFFPRDLASRLHEQQKNTVARIVLASSNGRVHPIFGLWKTDLLQPLDEWLAHTDKASVLAFAHHIGFEVVEFSLMQLADSETCDPFFNINKPDDLIEATRLNEATK from the coding sequence ATGCAAGCGGGAGGTGTGGCGGGAGACAAATTCCTGCAAAAACTCGGCTCAACGATGATCGTCGAGCATGTTGCAGAGCGGCTTTCGCCACAAGTCGATCATGTTTTTCTCAATGCAAATGGCGATCCTGAGCGTCTACCGGAGCTGAATATTCCGGTAATCCGAGATAAGCCCTCTTCGCACGGTGGACCGCTTGTCGGGTTAAAAACCGCTCTTGAATATGCTCATGACTACCCATTCGTGGTGAGCGTTGCAGCCGACGGCCCGTTCTTTCCCCGCGATCTGGCGTCCCGACTACATGAGCAGCAAAAGAATACCGTTGCTCGTATTGTGCTGGCCAGCTCGAATGGGCGTGTGCATCCGATTTTCGGACTGTGGAAGACAGACCTTTTGCAGCCACTCGACGAATGGCTTGCACATACTGACAAAGCCAGCGTCCTCGCCTTCGCACACCATATCGGCTTTGAAGTGGTTGAATTTTCCCTTATGCAGCTCGCCGATAGCGAGACTTGTGACCCCTTCTTCAACATCAACAAACCTGATGACCTGATTGAAGCGACCCGTCTGAACGAGGCCACGAAATGA